A window of Peromyscus eremicus chromosome 7, PerEre_H2_v1, whole genome shotgun sequence contains these coding sequences:
- the LOC131915364 gene encoding IQ domain-containing protein F5-like — MGSHCSKGDGCCEITIDEIYMIRELPVSATTKELKQKKKPILPPSSKPSSNKVLKARKIQAWWRGTLVRRTLLTAALNAWIIQCWWRHTLARMLEKRRLTVLRWMAQETRACVTIQSWVRMLQVRQGYRRLRYATHIIQVSWRWYNCHTRGFFEGTYEITGDKLSLRLDIFLGSQVCRISDCISLPIKN; from the exons atGGGCTCTCATTGTAGT AAGGGGGATGGTTGCTGTGAAATCACAATTGATGAAATCTACATGATCAGGGAGCTACCAGTGTCAGCAACAACAAAggaactaaaacagaaaaaaaagccaattcTTCCACCCTCTTCCAAG CCTTCATCTAACAAAGTACTGAAGGCCAGAAAGATCCAGGCCTGGTGGCGAGGCACCCTGGTGCGGCGCACGCTGCTGACGGCTGCCCTCAATGCTTGGATCATTCAGTGCTGGTGGAGACACACACTGGCCAGAATGCTGGAGAAGAGACGGCTGACTGTCCTGCGCTGGATGGCACAAGAAACGAGAGCCTGTGTCACTATTCAGTCCTGGGTCCGAATGCTGCAGGTCCGCCAGGGGTACCGCCGCTTGCGTTACGCCACCCACATCATCCAGGTGTCATGGCGCTGGTATAACTGCCATACCCGTGGCTTTTTTGAGGGCACCTATGAAATCACAGGGGACAAACTAAGTCTGCGGCTTGACATCTTTCTGGGATCACAGGTTTGTCGTATATCAGACTGCATATCCTTGCCAATAAAGAACTGA